TGCGCATACCCGGCGGCAGCATGGAGTACCGCCAACACCGGCAACAATGCGAACCCTTTATAAACACGCGACTTCATATCGCCTCCGCTCGATCGCAAACCATCCGCACGCCCCGACGTCGACACGCACGGACACAACGCCGGTCTAACGCCGATCCCGGCAGGCCAGGCCTTGCGCCTCGAACCACTCACCTCACCGCCTGACCATTCCATTGCTCGGGTAGATCACGAACTTCCATTCCTGATAACTCGTCTGCAGCGAAAAGCTCGCGTCCGCATCGGAAAAACCGTCACGCTTGAACGGCACACCATCGGCATTGCTGTAGACGCCATAAAGCTCGCCGTTAGGTCCCGTCACGAGCTTCCACTCGCCATGCGTGATCGGATCGCGATACATCGCGCGCAGATGCCGGCGCGGGTATGAAACGCGCGAGTCATGCAAAAGATCGTCGAAGCTCCGTGGAAAAGCGCCGTTGCTCTCCGCACGCACATAGCTGTCGATCGCGCCGCGAATCGCATCGCCCCTTCTCAGCAACTCATCTTCATTGGCCCGCTCGATGTTCGTTGCCCACATCTCGCCGACCTTCATCAGGTAGATCGATATCAGCGCGACGCACATCAGCGCCCACAACATGACGACCCCACGTTCATGCCGGCAACGAAGGACGCAACCGGGGACGCAACCGGGGACGCAACCGAAATCGCGCGGACGCGCACGCCCTCGCGACGACCGGCAAACAACCCGATCACCAGTTCGCGTAATCCGAGCCATCTTTCGCCTTGCCTTTCGCTCCGCTATGCACGTCATAGACGCCCGGCTTTCCATCAGGCGCCGGCGCCACCTGCCACGTGCTCCGGCTTTGGGTAATCGTGTCCATCGGCACTTCCCGCAGGTAGCGCCGCGTCACGAGTTCATCGAGCGTCTGCGGATACCGTCCCTGGTCGGCACGGAACCGGTCGATCGAATCGCGCATCATGCTGAGGTTTTCGCGCAGCACCGTCTCCCTCGCCTTGTCCGTTTGCCCGAAAAACTGCGGCACGACGATCGTCAGCAGCGTCGCGATGATGGCCAGCACGACCAACAGTTCTATCAGCGTAAAAGCGCGGAAAGCACGCCTGACCATATCGATCACCACTTCCGGTACGGAATCCCGTTGAACCCCTGCTCGTCCGACAACGAATACACGTCGTACACGTCCACGCCTTCGCTCGGCGAGTCGGGCGGGCTTGCGTAACTGCGCTTGCCCCACGTCTGCGCATCGGCCCTGCTCGGGCAATCGCACATCGGATCGCGAGGAATCCGGCGCAGAAAGTACAGCCGCGAGTGCGCCGGACTCGTCTTGTCCGGCACGCCGTCGACCAGCACGTTCAGCGTCGGCGGATATCCGCTATCGCCCACGGTCCGGTCGATCTTTCCCGCTTCCGCTGCCGCCTTGTATGCATCGATCGCATCGCGAATCCTCCACAAATCGCGTCTCAACTGCTCTTCCTTCTCGCGCTGCGCCGCAATCTGCGTGAGCGGCAGCGCAACCATTGCGAGCGCCGCCATGATCGCCAGCGTGACGAGCATCTCGATCAACGTGAAGCCGCGCTGCATGATCGCTTCCAGGCGGTCTACGGTTTTTTTCCGCCGGGCGCTTCGAGCGCCGGCGGCGGTGTGTTCATTCCCTTCGGCGGTACCTTGATCGCCGCACCGCCGGTCAGATCGTTGCCTTCGGTCGTGATCCGGGTCTCCGTTCCGGAATCGAACGCGACCGCATTGCCCGCGGGGATCGACTGATTGCGCACGATGCGCGGCGTCAGGAGCAGGATCAGCTCGGTTTGCTTGTCGTCGTCGACCTTCGTGCCGAAAATACGGTCGAGTATCGGAATCCGGCTCAGGCCCGGAATTCCCTGTCCGCCGCTTCGTTCGTTGCGCTGTAGCAGCCCGGCGAGAATCTGCGTTTCGTTGTTGTTGACGCTCATCACCGTCTCGGCCGTTCGCGTGCCGATCTGATATGCGACGAGGCCGCTGCTCGTCGTGATCGTATCGGTGACATTCGACACTTCGAGTTTCAGCTTGACCTGCACTTCGCGCGAATTGACGATCGACGGCTGCACGTCGAGCGTGAGACCGACGTCCTGATAGTTGATGCTCTCGGAGCTGAAATTGCTGGACAAGGTTGTCGTCACCACCGGCAAGCGGTCGCCGATCAGCACTTTCGCCTTCTCGCGGTTTCTCACGCGAATCCGCGGATTGGCCAATGTCTTCGTCTTGCCCATGCTTTGCAGCCAGTCGATGCCGACGGTTCCGAGTCGCACGATCACATCGCTGCTGTTCAGATGATGCAGTTCATCGAGCGTCACGAAGCCCGCGGGAAGCGTCGTCGTATCGGTCTGGTCCGGGGTCGGCCGGATGGCGAACTCGATCCGGTCCGGGTACCGTATGCCGAGTTGCAGGAGGTCGGTCGACGACACCTCGATGATCTGCGCCTCGATCACGACCTCGGCAGGCGTCACATCCATTGCCGCGATAAGGCGTTCGGCCACCGCGATCGTCTCCGGCGCATCGCGCATGATGATCGCGTTGGTGCGCTCGTCGACCACCGCATCGCGCGTCTTCACCATCTGTTTGAGCACCGCCAGCACCTGCGGCGCCTGCGCATTCTGCAAATAGAACGTACGCACCGCGAGATCGCGGTATTCGCTTTCCTTGTCCTGGCGCTTCGGATAGATCAGCAGCGACGTGCCGTTGACCACTTTGCTCGAAAGCTGATTGGCCTGAAGCACCATCGCCATCACCTGTTTGACAGGCG
The nucleotide sequence above comes from Paraburkholderia sp. SOS3. Encoded proteins:
- a CDS encoding type II secretion system protein; its protein translation is MVRRAFRAFTLIELLVVLAIIATLLTIVVPQFFGQTDKARETVLRENLSMMRDSIDRFRADQGRYPQTLDELVTRRYLREVPMDTITQSRSTWQVAPAPDGKPGVYDVHSGAKGKAKDGSDYANW
- a CDS encoding type II secretion system protein, producing MQRGFTLIEMLVTLAIMAALAMVALPLTQIAAQREKEEQLRRDLWRIRDAIDAYKAAAEAGKIDRTVGDSGYPPTLNVLVDGVPDKTSPAHSRLYFLRRIPRDPMCDCPSRADAQTWGKRSYASPPDSPSEGVDVYDVYSLSDEQGFNGIPYRKW
- a CDS encoding secretin N-terminal domain-containing protein yields the protein MMRLVRSIVALLLIMLAACAGDMRRQQLETQLSALPPDQALELLAQQSAQYPDDLQIRSEYLQMRRRVMEDYLTRATTAYYANDLAQARAWVQKAQQAAPGDDSAGQMLEWIDTQGPIDSAVQYAESIRTERPDEALAIANDVLRRQPSNGRAARLRDDLLTPRGRELTPTLTRDLSQPITVQFRDQPLISIFELVSNITGLNFTFDHDVAATAPTTIFATNTPVKQVMAMVLQANQLSSKVVNGTSLLIYPKRQDKESEYRDLAVRTFYLQNAQAPQVLAVLKQMVKTRDAVVDERTNAIIMRDAPETIAVAERLIAAMDVTPAEVVIEAQIIEVSSTDLLQLGIRYPDRIEFAIRPTPDQTDTTTLPAGFVTLDELHHLNSSDVIVRLGTVGIDWLQSMGKTKTLANPRIRVRNREKAKVLIGDRLPVVTTTLSSNFSSESINYQDVGLTLDVQPSIVNSREVQVKLKLEVSNVTDTITTSSGLVAYQIGTRTAETVMSVNNNETQILAGLLQRNERSGGQGIPGLSRIPILDRIFGTKVDDDKQTELILLLTPRIVRNQSIPAGNAVAFDSGTETRITTEGNDLTGGAAIKVPPKGMNTPPPALEAPGGKKP